The following are encoded together in the Acidobacteriota bacterium genome:
- a CDS encoding carboxypeptidase regulatory-like domain-containing protein translates to MKRLAAVLMLLVPFGALADAPETATVSGTIVDPGGSALPGVSITLSSERGDKYAITDENGQFRFVGVVPGEYHLKAELQGLGEAAATFHAAAGDRQSVDLTLQAAIEGEVTVTGETPMVDKFNITAGSTVTSEIGEQTAGTTRTYYGVINALPGVTADAENDDIQQTRPSVNGTHFADQGVYIDGVDTTFAKFGGSRVFLPTTAVTEVSMEAGGASAEYGRYIGSSTNVIVKSGTNRWHVDALWQRQAIDWGADYKDQPALDQRQNKPYPVDWFRRCHGDERDAGRGQIPSGDLSSELFTTNREPCLPGSDEWAGASDGYEFSAGGPIQRDKFWFFLGVSEFDDAYSERLIGGDPYDISLFNDARIFKLNMQPTASHSFAASAIDTPAFRNYFHIPSSDYWTPTPHENDSVLSTVNWNYAVTSNWYLEAKIAFQETQENKYLACYNKLEQENPEVLNVDGIPILEWLAQDNFPNASARMVETCLQAKSLDRGPIAGHMATNTSGGDTSYPLRFPFRPELGIFYPGNNYNVYRDNENLEAWHNGWILSDGFGFNAFPREQANVGLTQFIGANHELKYGLDYQDTKWEGENARVPLFNGWGFDATNPFGYYQAGSMEDDSCSLLRGYTTSPDNPNFLGSTTRGRGCYFVDYNSPLLTCEGNHTDGMPHRPTQIDRVNGEIVRTIGTCVGRGSGDTEVRNVGFFARDRFTIGDHWVINLGLRAEVQEAWNDVRRQVVDDTYVDPRINIAYDIKGDGALLLNATWGQYHAMLNQAWISGGDVARPSMHDLWNGYEGREVFLFCDAGDVFGMNLLRSIGYVSYDCNHPSRRDTIRNDTVGAGIPGYNLSWELAQPGLMWDAVQEGYYDFDIQTYYKQEAIIGLEWQFRPDWALDVKYIDWQLQDMMFSNFQLDYRGRNIGITENYHDLEKIVLAFDDARRDRWAAAGFDEADRTSAVNREALANADPAKNSYRGLQVQLNRRFADGWALYNNVAWSETDTTGGGVWWNNTDSGYLELAHVNLGEGHLEDCQESQTEPDRRTGRTRTYPEDCFARLSQFIGMPGSMINQRGPNHVYDRTWIYNSFGFKTWRIGNQDLTLGGHLTFQTGTPWYRSEGAGVGAAKTCAPGARPSGLRTCPPITPSDPTSDARPGTANSGVGVRLFPAGAEGHRTADEYTVNLSGAWGFPMGYRDVRGELRVEVLNATNQQRRRDWDGRGEVYPVRRFFQRPRTIRANIKFRF, encoded by the coding sequence ATGAAGCGACTCGCAGCGGTCCTGATGTTGCTGGTCCCGTTCGGTGCCTTGGCCGACGCACCGGAGACGGCAACCGTCAGCGGCACGATCGTTGACCCGGGAGGCTCTGCGCTTCCGGGCGTCAGCATCACCCTGTCCAGTGAGCGTGGCGACAAGTACGCGATCACGGACGAGAACGGCCAGTTTCGGTTCGTCGGCGTCGTACCAGGTGAGTACCACCTGAAGGCGGAACTCCAGGGCCTGGGCGAAGCCGCCGCTACCTTCCACGCCGCGGCGGGCGACCGGCAGTCGGTCGACCTCACGCTGCAGGCCGCCATCGAGGGCGAAGTGACCGTCACCGGCGAAACGCCCATGGTCGACAAGTTCAACATCACCGCGGGCAGCACGGTCACGTCGGAGATCGGCGAGCAGACCGCCGGCACGACGCGGACCTACTACGGCGTCATCAACGCCCTGCCCGGCGTCACCGCCGACGCGGAAAACGACGACATCCAGCAGACGCGGCCCTCGGTCAACGGCACCCACTTCGCCGACCAGGGTGTCTACATCGACGGCGTCGACACGACGTTCGCCAAGTTCGGCGGCAGCCGGGTCTTCCTCCCCACCACGGCGGTCACCGAGGTCTCCATGGAGGCCGGCGGTGCCTCAGCCGAGTACGGCCGCTACATCGGCTCCTCGACCAACGTGATCGTCAAGTCGGGCACTAACCGGTGGCACGTCGACGCGCTCTGGCAGCGCCAGGCGATCGACTGGGGTGCCGACTACAAGGACCAGCCGGCCCTCGACCAGCGGCAGAACAAGCCATATCCGGTCGACTGGTTCCGGCGTTGCCACGGCGACGAACGGGACGCGGGAAGGGGGCAGATCCCGTCTGGCGACCTGAGTTCGGAGCTGTTCACGACGAACCGCGAGCCCTGCCTGCCCGGCAGCGATGAGTGGGCCGGCGCTTCCGACGGCTACGAGTTCTCGGCCGGCGGCCCGATCCAGCGGGACAAGTTCTGGTTCTTCCTCGGCGTCAGCGAGTTCGACGACGCGTACTCCGAGCGGCTGATCGGCGGCGACCCGTACGACATCAGCCTGTTCAACGACGCGCGCATCTTCAAGCTGAACATGCAGCCGACCGCGAGCCATTCGTTCGCCGCCTCGGCCATCGACACACCGGCGTTCCGGAACTACTTCCACATTCCGTCATCGGACTACTGGACCCCGACGCCGCACGAGAACGACAGCGTGCTGTCGACGGTCAACTGGAACTACGCCGTCACGAGCAACTGGTACCTAGAGGCGAAGATCGCCTTCCAGGAGACCCAGGAGAACAAGTACCTCGCCTGCTACAACAAGCTGGAGCAGGAGAACCCCGAGGTCCTGAACGTCGACGGCATTCCGATTCTCGAGTGGCTTGCCCAGGACAACTTCCCCAACGCCTCGGCGCGCATGGTGGAGACCTGCCTGCAGGCCAAGTCGCTCGACCGCGGTCCCATCGCCGGCCACATGGCGACGAACACCTCGGGTGGCGACACCAGCTACCCGCTGCGATTCCCGTTCCGACCCGAACTCGGCATCTTCTACCCCGGCAACAACTACAACGTGTACCGGGACAACGAGAACCTTGAGGCCTGGCACAACGGCTGGATCCTCTCCGACGGCTTCGGCTTCAACGCGTTTCCGCGCGAGCAGGCGAACGTCGGCCTGACCCAGTTCATCGGCGCGAACCACGAACTGAAGTACGGCCTGGACTACCAGGACACGAAGTGGGAGGGCGAGAACGCCCGCGTGCCGCTGTTCAACGGCTGGGGTTTCGATGCCACCAACCCCTTCGGCTACTACCAGGCCGGGTCGATGGAGGACGATTCGTGCTCCCTGCTGCGGGGCTATACGACGTCGCCTGACAACCCGAACTTCCTGGGCTCGACGACGCGCGGCCGCGGTTGCTACTTCGTCGACTACAACTCGCCGCTCCTGACCTGCGAGGGGAATCACACGGACGGGATGCCGCACCGGCCGACCCAGATCGACAGGGTGAACGGCGAGATCGTCCGCACGATCGGCACCTGCGTCGGCCGCGGCAGCGGCGACACGGAGGTCCGAAACGTCGGCTTCTTCGCCCGTGACCGCTTCACGATCGGCGACCACTGGGTGATCAACCTCGGCCTCCGGGCGGAAGTCCAGGAGGCCTGGAACGACGTTCGGCGCCAGGTCGTGGACGACACCTACGTCGACCCGCGGATCAACATCGCCTATGACATCAAGGGCGACGGCGCCCTGTTGCTCAACGCAACGTGGGGTCAATACCACGCGATGCTCAACCAGGCGTGGATCTCCGGCGGCGACGTGGCCCGTCCCAGCATGCACGACCTGTGGAACGGGTACGAAGGCCGCGAGGTCTTCCTCTTCTGCGACGCAGGAGACGTCTTCGGGATGAACCTCCTGAGGTCGATCGGCTACGTCAGCTACGACTGCAACCACCCGTCGCGGCGCGACACGATCCGCAACGACACGGTCGGCGCCGGGATCCCTGGCTACAACCTGTCGTGGGAGCTGGCGCAGCCCGGCCTCATGTGGGACGCGGTCCAGGAGGGCTACTACGACTTCGACATCCAGACCTACTACAAGCAGGAGGCGATCATCGGCCTCGAGTGGCAGTTCCGCCCGGACTGGGCGCTGGATGTCAAGTACATCGACTGGCAGTTGCAGGACATGATGTTCTCCAACTTCCAGCTCGACTACCGGGGCCGTAACATCGGCATCACGGAGAACTACCACGACCTGGAGAAGATCGTTCTCGCGTTCGACGACGCGAGAAGGGACAGGTGGGCGGCGGCAGGCTTCGATGAAGCCGACCGCACGAGCGCGGTCAACCGTGAGGCCCTGGCCAACGCGGATCCGGCGAAGAACTCCTACCGGGGTCTGCAGGTCCAGTTGAACCGCAGGTTCGCCGACGGCTGGGCGCTCTACAACAACGTGGCCTGGTCCGAGACGGACACCACGGGCGGAGGCGTCTGGTGGAACAACACGGACAGCGGCTACCTGGAACTGGCTCACGTGAACCTCGGCGAGGGTCACCTCGAGGATTGCCAGGAAAGCCAGACGGAACCTGATCGCCGCACCGGCAGGACGAGGACGTACCCCGAGGACTGCTTCGCGCGGCTGTCGCAGTTCATCGGCATGCCGGGCAGCATGATCAACCAGCGCGGCCCGAACCACGTGTACGACCGCACCTGGATCTACAACTCCTTCGGGTTCAAGACCTGGCGGATCGGTAACCAGGATCTGACGCTGGGTGGTCACCTGACCTTCCAGACCGGCACTCCCTGGTACCGGTCGGAAGGCGCCGGCGTCGGCGCCGCGAAGACCTGCGCCCCGGGCGCCAGGCCTTCCGGTCTCCGGACCTGCCCGCCGATCACTCCCTCCGATCCGACCAGCGACGCGCGACCGGGCACGGCGAACTCCGGTGTCGGCGTTCGCCTGTTCCCGGCGGGCGCGGAGGGACACCGGACCGCGGATGAGTACACGGTCAACCTGAGCGGCGCATGGGGCTTCCCCATGGGCTACCGGGACGTTCGTGGCGAACTCCGGGTCGAGGTCCTGAACGCGACGAACCAGCAGCGTCGTCGCGATTGGGATGGTCGTGGCGAGGTCTACCCGGTGCGCCGGTTCTTCCAGCGCCCGCGGACGATCCGGGCCAACATCAAGTTCCGGTTCTAG
- a CDS encoding carboxypeptidase-like regulatory domain-containing protein, whose translation MKRLAVALMLLVPFGAFADAPETATVSGTIVDPGGSALPGVSVTLSSERGDKFAITNENGQFRFVGVVPGAYNLKAELQGLGEAAAEFHAAAGDRQDLDLTLQAAIEGEVTVTGETPMVDKFNVTAGSTVTSEIGEQTAGTTRTYYGVINALPGVTSDARNDDIQQTRPAVNGTHFADQGVYIDGVDTTFAKFGGSRVFLPTTAVTEVSMEAGGSSAEYGRYIGSSTNVIVKSGTNRWHVDALWQRQAINWGADYKDQPSLAERRTQPYPVDWFRRCHGDERDAGRGQIAPSLVQEAITTNREACLPGSDEWAGASDGYEFSAGGPIQRDKFWFFLGVSEFDDAYNERLLGGDPYDVSLFNDARIFKLNMQPSANHSFAASAIDTPAFRNYFNDQSSDYWTPTPHENDSVLSTVNWNYAISGNWYLEAKVAFQETQENKYLACYNKLEQENPEVLNPDGIPLLEWLAQDNFPNASARMVETCLQAKSLDRGPIAGHSATNTSGGDTSYPLRFPFNPSLGIFYPGNNYNVYRDNENLQAWHNGWILSDGFGFNAFPREQANVGLTQFIGANHELKYGLDYQDTKWEGENARVPLLNGWGFDPTSPFGYYQSGTLAEDSCSLLRGINTSPENPNFVGGTTRGRGCYFVDYNSPLLTCEGNHTDGLPHRPTQIERVNGEIVRTVGTCVGRGTGDTEVRDIGFYVRDRFTIGDHWVVNLGLRAEQQEAWNDVRRRVVNDTYVDPRINISYDIKGDGALLLNANWGQYHAMLNQAWISGGDVARPSLHDLWNGYEGREVFLFCDPLDVVGMGILKAIGYVDYDCNSPSRRDTIRDGTVGAPVPGYNLSWELAQPGLMWDAVAAGLYDFDIQTYYKQEAILGLEWQFRPDWALDVKYIDWQMQDMMFSNFQLDHRGRAIGITENYHDLEKIVLAFDDARAQRWADAGFDEADRPSAVNRDALANADPSKNSYRGLQVQLNRRFADGWALYNNVAWSETDTTGGGVWWNNTDSGYLELVHVNLTADAVEQCQTSQSIPDRRTGRTRTYPEDCHARLDEFVGLPASMINQRGVNGVADRTWIYNSFGFKTWRIGNQDLTLGGHLTFQTGTPWARSEGAGISAQKTCAPGARPAGLRTCPPITPSDPTSDARPGTANGGVGVRLHPFGAEGRRTLDEYTINLSGAWGFPMGYRNVRGELRVEVLNATNQQRRRRWDGQGEVYPVRRYYQRPRQMRASIKFRF comes from the coding sequence ATGAAGCGACTCGCAGTGGCTCTGATGCTGCTGGTCCCGTTCGGCGCATTTGCCGATGCACCGGAGACCGCAACTGTCAGCGGCACGATCGTTGACCCGGGAGGCTCGGCGCTTCCAGGCGTCAGCGTCACCCTGTCCAGTGAGCGCGGCGACAAGTTCGCGATCACGAACGAGAACGGCCAGTTCCGGTTTGTCGGTGTCGTGCCCGGCGCCTACAATCTGAAAGCGGAACTGCAAGGCTTGGGCGAGGCCGCGGCCGAGTTCCACGCCGCCGCCGGCGACCGGCAGGACCTCGACCTGACGCTGCAGGCAGCAATCGAGGGCGAGGTGACCGTCACCGGTGAAACGCCCATGGTCGACAAGTTCAACGTCACCGCGGGCAGCACCGTCACGTCCGAGATCGGCGAGCAGACCGCTGGCACGACGCGCACCTACTACGGCGTCATCAACGCACTGCCCGGCGTCACGTCGGACGCGCGCAACGACGACATCCAGCAGACGCGTCCGGCGGTCAACGGCACGCACTTCGCGGATCAGGGCGTCTACATCGACGGCGTCGACACAACGTTCGCCAAGTTCGGCGGCAGCCGCGTCTTCCTTCCCACCACGGCCGTGACCGAGGTGTCGATGGAGGCGGGCGGTTCCTCCGCCGAGTACGGCCGCTACATCGGCTCCTCGACCAACGTCATCGTGAAGTCGGGCACGAACCGGTGGCACGTCGACGCCCTCTGGCAGCGCCAGGCGATCAACTGGGGCGCGGACTACAAGGATCAGCCCTCGCTGGCTGAACGCCGCACTCAGCCCTATCCCGTGGACTGGTTCCGACGCTGCCACGGCGACGAGCGCGACGCCGGCCGCGGCCAGATCGCTCCCAGCCTCGTGCAGGAAGCCATCACGACCAACCGCGAAGCGTGTCTGCCCGGTTCCGATGAATGGGCGGGCGCGTCCGACGGCTACGAGTTCTCGGCCGGCGGCCCGATCCAGCGCGACAAGTTCTGGTTCTTCCTCGGCGTCAGCGAGTTCGACGACGCCTATAACGAGCGCCTGCTCGGCGGCGACCCGTACGACGTCAGCCTGTTCAACGACGCCCGCATCTTCAAGCTGAACATGCAGCCGAGCGCGAACCACTCGTTCGCCGCCTCGGCGATCGACACGCCGGCGTTCCGGAACTACTTCAACGACCAGTCCTCCGACTACTGGACGCCGACGCCGCACGAGAACGACAGCGTCCTGTCGACGGTCAACTGGAACTACGCGATCTCCGGCAACTGGTACCTGGAAGCCAAGGTCGCGTTCCAGGAGACGCAGGAGAACAAGTACCTCGCCTGCTACAACAAGCTGGAGCAGGAGAACCCCGAGGTCCTGAACCCCGACGGCATTCCGCTGCTTGAATGGCTGGCCCAGGACAACTTCCCCAACGCGTCGGCGCGCATGGTGGAGACCTGCCTGCAGGCCAAGTCGCTCGACCGCGGTCCGATCGCCGGACACAGCGCGACGAACACCTCGGGCGGCGACACCAGCTACCCGCTGCGGTTCCCGTTCAACCCGAGCCTGGGCATCTTCTACCCCGGCAACAACTACAATGTGTACCGGGACAACGAGAACCTGCAGGCCTGGCACAACGGCTGGATCCTCTCCGACGGCTTCGGCTTCAACGCCTTCCCGCGCGAGCAGGCGAACGTCGGCCTGACCCAGTTCATCGGCGCCAACCACGAGCTGAAGTACGGCCTGGACTACCAGGACACGAAGTGGGAGGGCGAGAACGCCCGTGTGCCGCTGCTCAACGGCTGGGGCTTCGATCCCACGAGTCCCTTCGGCTACTACCAGTCCGGGACGCTGGCCGAGGATTCGTGTTCGCTCCTGCGGGGCATCAACACCTCGCCAGAGAACCCGAACTTCGTCGGCGGCACGACCCGCGGCCGCGGCTGCTATTTCGTCGACTACAACTCGCCGCTCCTGACCTGCGAGGGCAACCACACCGACGGTCTCCCGCACCGGCCGACCCAGATCGAGCGGGTGAACGGGGAGATCGTCCGTACCGTGGGTACCTGCGTCGGCCGCGGCACCGGCGACACGGAGGTCCGGGACATCGGCTTCTACGTCCGGGACCGGTTCACGATCGGCGATCACTGGGTGGTCAACCTCGGCCTTCGTGCGGAACAGCAGGAAGCCTGGAACGACGTTCGGCGCCGGGTCGTCAACGACACATACGTCGACCCCCGGATCAACATCTCGTACGACATCAAGGGTGACGGCGCCCTGCTGCTCAACGCCAACTGGGGGCAGTACCACGCCATGCTCAACCAGGCCTGGATCTCCGGCGGCGACGTCGCACGGCCCAGCCTGCACGACCTGTGGAACGGGTACGAAGGCCGCGAAGTCTTCCTGTTCTGCGACCCGCTCGATGTCGTCGGCATGGGCATCCTGAAGGCGATCGGCTACGTCGACTACGACTGCAACTCGCCGTCGCGCCGCGACACGATCCGCGACGGCACGGTCGGCGCCCCGGTTCCCGGTTACAACCTGTCCTGGGAGCTGGCGCAGCCGGGTCTCATGTGGGACGCGGTCGCGGCCGGGCTCTACGACTTCGACATCCAGACCTACTACAAGCAGGAGGCGATTCTCGGCCTGGAGTGGCAGTTCCGCCCCGACTGGGCGCTGGACGTCAAGTACATCGACTGGCAGATGCAGGACATGATGTTCTCCAACTTCCAGCTCGACCACCGGGGGCGGGCCATCGGCATCACGGAGAACTACCACGATCTGGAGAAGATCGTGCTGGCCTTCGACGACGCCCGCGCACAGCGGTGGGCGGACGCCGGCTTCGATGAGGCGGACCGGCCGAGCGCGGTCAATCGCGACGCTCTCGCCAATGCGGACCCGTCGAAGAACTCGTACCGCGGCCTCCAGGTCCAGTTGAACCGGCGTTTCGCCGACGGCTGGGCGCTCTACAACAACGTGGCCTGGTCCGAGACCGACACGACAGGCGGCGGCGTCTGGTGGAACAACACGGACAGCGGGTACCTGGAACTCGTGCACGTGAACCTCACGGCTGACGCCGTCGAGCAGTGCCAGACGTCCCAGAGCATTCCGGACCGCCGGACCGGTCGGACCCGCACCTATCCGGAAGATTGCCATGCGCGGCTTGACGAGTTCGTCGGCCTGCCGGCCAGCATGATCAATCAGCGCGGTGTAAACGGCGTAGCCGACCGGACCTGGATCTACAACTCCTTCGGGTTCAAGACCTGGCGCATCGGAAACCAGGATCTGACGCTCGGCGGTCATCTGACATTCCAGACCGGTACGCCCTGGGCCCGGTCCGAGGGCGCGGGCATCAGCGCCCAGAAGACCTGCGCCCCGGGCGCCAGGCCCGCGGGGCTGCGGACGTGTCCGCCAATCACACCCTCCGACCCGACCAGCGACGCGCGGCCGGGCACGGCGAACGGTGGTGTCGGCGTCCGCCTGCACCCGTTCGGCGCGGAAGGCCGCCGCACGCTGGATGAGTACACGATCAACCTGAGCGGCGCCTGGGGCTTCCCCATGGGCTATCGGAACGTTCGTGGCGAACTCCGGGTCGAGGTCCTGAACGCGACCAACCAGCAGCGCCGCCGCCGCTGGGACGGTCAGGGCGAGGTCTACCCCGTGCGCCGGTACTACCAGCGCCCGAGGCAGATGAGGGCTTCGATCAAGTTCCGGTTCTAG
- a CDS encoding CRTAC1 family protein, giving the protein MLLIAAAGVTACSGDSRTADSREPMGSGTPAPPTEPAVFDERAEDVGLAFRHGNGAHGRYLLPEIMGSGAALFDADGDGDLDAYLVQGAEFESGAGDGGSPSRDRLFRNELVETGELRFVDATHDSGIESTGYGMGVAAADYDGDGRVDLYVTNLGPNRFWRNVGGGRFEDVTAAAEADDPRWSVPATFFDYDGDGMLDLFVANYVDFNLGSHTLCTFGSGEPDYCSPKTYRAEPDRLFRNLGNGRFEESTNRAGLAAEFGNGLGAVAGDLDLDGRLDLYVANDGTPNQMWMNRGGGRFENRALFGGSAVNRRGEAEAGMGIGAGDMDGDGDEDLYVTHITGETSTLYLNDGHGHFTDAGMPAGLDPPSLPMTGFGTGWLDFDNDGDLDLLAVNGAVRRLDRTRSGEEAMARASAATDHERRFGQPNQLFRNLGDGRFEDASPLGGPAFTAYEVTRGAAFGDVDNDGDTDVLVTNNDGPARLLMNLVGQDGGWMGLRLVTADGKRDALGSVVHVALDDGRVLMRRVRAAMSYASSSDPRVLVGLGDAGIEDVRVAWLGGKEESFGPLAPRTYHELRQGKGRR; this is encoded by the coding sequence GTGCTGCTGATCGCTGCTGCCGGAGTCACCGCCTGCTCCGGCGATTCCCGCACGGCGGACAGCCGCGAACCGATGGGTTCGGGCACTCCCGCGCCGCCGACCGAACCCGCCGTCTTCGACGAACGAGCCGAAGACGTCGGCCTCGCCTTCCGCCACGGGAACGGCGCGCACGGACGCTACCTCCTGCCAGAGATCATGGGTTCGGGCGCCGCGCTCTTCGACGCCGACGGCGACGGCGACCTCGACGCGTACCTGGTGCAGGGGGCCGAGTTCGAATCAGGCGCCGGTGACGGCGGCTCCCCCTCCCGTGACCGCCTGTTCCGCAACGAGTTGGTCGAGACCGGTGAGCTTCGTTTCGTCGACGCGACGCACGACTCCGGCATCGAGTCGACCGGCTACGGGATGGGCGTAGCCGCCGCGGACTACGACGGGGACGGCCGCGTCGACCTCTACGTGACGAACCTGGGCCCCAACCGGTTCTGGCGGAACGTCGGCGGCGGCCGCTTCGAGGACGTGACGGCGGCTGCCGAAGCCGACGATCCCAGGTGGAGCGTGCCCGCCACGTTCTTCGACTACGACGGCGACGGCATGCTCGACCTGTTCGTCGCCAACTACGTCGACTTCAACCTCGGCAGCCACACGCTCTGCACCTTCGGCAGCGGCGAGCCGGACTACTGCAGCCCGAAGACCTACCGGGCCGAGCCGGACCGCCTGTTCCGCAACCTCGGAAATGGCCGCTTCGAGGAGTCGACGAACCGCGCCGGCCTCGCCGCCGAGTTCGGCAACGGCCTCGGCGCCGTGGCGGGCGACCTCGACCTGGACGGGCGCCTCGACCTCTACGTCGCCAACGACGGCACGCCGAACCAGATGTGGATGAACCGCGGCGGCGGTCGCTTCGAGAACCGGGCGCTGTTCGGCGGCTCGGCGGTCAATCGCCGCGGCGAAGCCGAGGCGGGCATGGGCATAGGCGCAGGCGACATGGACGGAGACGGCGACGAGGATCTCTACGTGACCCACATCACGGGAGAGACGAGCACCCTCTACCTGAATGACGGCCACGGCCACTTCACCGATGCCGGCATGCCCGCCGGCCTGGACCCTCCCAGCCTGCCGATGACCGGTTTCGGCACCGGCTGGCTCGACTTCGACAACGACGGCGACCTCGACCTCCTGGCGGTGAACGGCGCCGTGCGGCGCCTCGACCGCACCCGCAGCGGCGAAGAGGCCATGGCGCGCGCGTCCGCGGCTACCGACCACGAGCGTCGCTTCGGACAGCCGAACCAGCTCTTCCGCAACCTGGGCGACGGCCGCTTCGAGGACGCGTCCCCGCTCGGAGGACCGGCCTTCACGGCCTATGAAGTCACGCGTGGAGCCGCCTTCGGCGACGTGGACAACGACGGCGACACGGACGTTCTCGTCACGAACAACGACGGACCTGCCCGGCTGCTGATGAACCTGGTCGGCCAGGACGGCGGCTGGATGGGACTCCGGCTCGTGACCGCGGACGGCAAGCGCGATGCGCTCGGCAGCGTGGTCCACGTCGCGCTGGACGACGGCCGCGTCCTCATGCGCCGCGTGCGTGCCGCCATGAGCTACGCCTCCTCGAGCGACCCGCGGGTGCTGGTCGGACTCGGCGACGCCGGCATCGAGGATGTCCGCGTGGCCTGGCTCGGCGGCAAGGAGGAGTCCTTCGGGCCGCTTGCGCCGCGCACCTACCACGAGCTTCGGCAGGGCAAGGGCCGGCGATGA
- a CDS encoding tetratricopeptide repeat protein: MSRPCLAAALLALLGCGTPERVTLPAVHQAHDPAVRAQVNGLERKIRTLEGSNASEAELGAAVGELGRLYHGVQLLDNHAFTALEAAEDCYREARRLDPTDHRWPYLLGFAEETRGDHEAAAASYRAALTIEPELVPAIQRLARSEVERGRPDDAATLWNRALELRPGFPPALYGLGNLALEGGDAETAADYLERAIAAEPGAGRGHYSLAMAWRRLGDEDRAARHFAQASHTDFPFDDPLIGELAYLPAGSAALVQQGLIAVQAGEFTAAAAVFARAIEADPTNLEARKHLALAHVDAGQFERAETAYEELLELHPDQASAHFELAQLQANRGQATEAITHLTRAIGLAPDYKQAHYQLALLLDRAGRPAEALERYDRVLALDPDYAEAGTRRAAALAASGRPAEALEILTARVAVAPSDTAAVQALSVVLRQQNRLQEARTALDRSLRSTEFAPADEARLRTELGGILAIERRLRDAARELRTAQELDPTEPQTSFVLGMVLLDLRRPEEAARAFAAALAVRPDLTLARLRLAAILAQTNRCEEAIALLDDGRRFATNDAVFAQASQQLRAACTEQ, encoded by the coding sequence ATGAGCCGACCCTGCCTCGCGGCCGCCCTGCTGGCCCTCCTCGGCTGCGGAACCCCCGAGCGGGTGACGCTCCCCGCGGTCCACCAGGCCCATGACCCCGCAGTACGCGCCCAGGTCAACGGCCTCGAACGGAAGATCCGCACACTCGAAGGCAGCAACGCCAGCGAGGCGGAGCTCGGTGCGGCGGTTGGCGAGCTCGGCAGGCTCTACCACGGCGTCCAACTGCTGGACAACCACGCCTTCACCGCGCTCGAGGCCGCCGAGGACTGCTACCGGGAAGCGCGGCGGCTCGATCCAACCGACCATCGCTGGCCCTACCTCCTCGGATTCGCCGAGGAAACCCGCGGCGATCACGAAGCAGCGGCCGCCTCCTACCGGGCTGCACTGACGATCGAGCCCGAGCTGGTGCCGGCGATCCAGCGCCTCGCCCGATCGGAGGTCGAACGCGGTCGGCCCGACGATGCGGCCACGCTGTGGAACCGCGCACTGGAACTCCGGCCCGGGTTCCCGCCCGCGCTCTACGGACTCGGGAATCTCGCCCTCGAAGGCGGCGACGCCGAAACCGCCGCCGACTACCTCGAGCGCGCCATCGCCGCGGAACCGGGCGCCGGCCGCGGCCACTACTCGCTCGCCATGGCCTGGCGCCGCCTCGGCGATGAAGACCGTGCGGCCCGGCACTTCGCGCAGGCAAGCCACACCGACTTCCCGTTCGACGACCCCCTTATCGGGGAACTCGCCTACCTGCCGGCCGGCAGCGCCGCTCTGGTCCAGCAGGGCCTGATCGCGGTGCAGGCCGGCGAGTTCACCGCCGCGGCGGCCGTCTTCGCCCGCGCCATCGAAGCGGATCCGACGAACCTGGAGGCCCGCAAGCACCTGGCGCTGGCCCACGTCGACGCCGGTCAGTTCGAGCGGGCCGAAACCGCCTACGAAGAACTCCTGGAGCTCCACCCCGACCAGGCCTCGGCGCACTTCGAACTCGCCCAGCTCCAGGCCAACCGCGGCCAGGCGACCGAGGCGATCACGCATCTGACCCGGGCGATCGGGTTGGCCCCGGACTACAAGCAAGCGCACTACCAACTCGCCCTGCTCCTCGACCGGGCGGGTCGTCCCGCGGAAGCGCTGGAACGCTACGACCGCGTACTGGCGCTCGACCCCGACTACGCCGAGGCAGGGACACGGCGGGCCGCCGCCCTCGCCGCGTCGGGCCGGCCGGCGGAAGCGCTCGAGATTCTGACGGCGCGAGTCGCAGTCGCCCCATCGGATACCGCCGCCGTCCAGGCGTTGAGCGTCGTGCTGCGACAGCAGAACCGCCTGCAGGAGGCCCGCACCGCCCTGGACCGAAGCCTTCGCTCGACGGAGTTCGCTCCCGCCGACGAGGCCCGGCTGCGAACCGAGCTCGGCGGCATCCTGGCCATCGAACGGCGCCTGAGGGACGCGGCACGTGAACTTCGCACGGCGCAGGAACTCGATCCGACGGAACCCCAGACCAGCTTCGTCCTCGGCATGGTCCTCCTCGACCTCCGCCGCCCCGAGGAGGCCGCCCGCGCCTTCGCCGCCGCCCTCGCCGTCCGTCCCGACCTCACGCTGGCACGCCTGCGTCTCGCCGCCATCCTGGCCCAGACCAACCGCTGCGAGGAGGCCATTGCTCTTCTCGACGATGGCCGCCGCTTCGCCACGAACGATGCGGTCTTCGCCCAGGCATCGCAGCAACTGCGGGCTGCCTGCACAGAGCAGTAG